The window gttcatgaaactacattctacgactgatgTATTTAGGACTGATGTATTATTGTGTTTACCGGATATCCGAAGAGATCTTAATTATGTGGCctgtatatcattattattgaattccagtcgctccagcgtatgaatgacttttattttAGCGGTTgcaatgatcctgcgcatttaattaaatgaaatcttgtggcttattaaacattatgattattatatcgaaattaaacctatgaactcaccaaccttttggttgacactttaaagcatgtttattctcaggaattaaagaaatcttccgctgtgcattagctaataataaggatactacttggggtcattcatgtcatatttcaaaagacgttgcattcgagtcattgaagttcattagagattattattaagtaaatgacagattaggttatTTGGATGTTATGAAATGTTAGGCAAACATGTCAATTTCTGATGCAATATTAGATTGTCTTTTaaggaataaatgcaacgtttgtaaaatgtatcatatagaggtcaagtacctcgcgatgtaatcatatgttattgtattcgtccctatggattgggtcgggtcgtctcatgtggtatcagagcggtggtcttagcgaaccaggccttgcattagtgtgtctgaccagtagttgttaggatacattagtaagtctggacttcgaccgtgtctgcctgtcaaaagttttgcttatcattctagtcggaaatcatctgcttatcatccttgggAATTACTTGctcatcattcttaagtctagacacgtcttactgcatttagtgcattgatagtgtatagacaaaattcatatcttagcatatctgataattcctatcttagcgcatctgtagatttgcctgacatatgccgtaaattcctccgtagtctacaaaatctttagtactatatacatagatattctatgaagttagaatatcatcctatattcgaaaatcatttcacgacgaagatcccttccacccaccaaactGCTCCCTTGGCGATGAAcccgaagcgcttaccggcgaacctgttcgagaaaccattttctctccctttTTTTTCGAGtacctcgtcacgattacatactatcctatatttcatccgctcgctccaactgccaatcatcccgatgtactagcaagagctaacgaacttcgcgctcgcgtgacggctttggagaacattgtgcgaaggttacaaacaccagcagcataatccgtaccaccaccatcaacgtcaacagtacctttatcacccccaaccacaaccgtgtcgtaaacctcaacatcacaatctgtacctcgaatatcaacatcacacgcctcaatatcaccatgtgtacttcgagtataatcttcgttctatatatcgttccacatcgattataatcgttctacgtattgttctacatcaattgtTTTCGTTTTACATAACGATtaagtaatctttaatgttttaaagattatgtactctaattctaaccaaaaaaaaaaaaaaatcaaatgagtttaatatcttattgactcattaaattcataattacatccgaagaaaatatatatgcaagtatattttcataaagattgtaattaaaaattctttcgtacaaactattaatgatgaaaatattttaacgggtaggtagtacccgaggaatatttagatttcacattaataagttacactgtacatccttcgaatctgattcaacggtcatttactatcatatttacaaccatcgatatacaaatccgttcaccacagaataatcattttcattcaatttcatatttggattttgacctatcagaatctaacaagtggcataatgaagaaaacattggatataataaaatttgttagaaacaaacggattaactaattgaaatattgttaagatcccacgctaactgttcctagctaactgttcctagctaactgattaacatttaatttatcgcaatttacattctcgcaattttatttattgttatttaatttctgcactttacataccgtcgggacacatgtacaacaatacgtcggattaattctgagacaacacgttgtgcaatgggtcatgatatatatttatttattttacgcactttaaataacgggacacgtatgcaaggtttcgacttatcatatcgacccatctatatatatatatttcggaacaaccatggacactctatatgtgaaggtgggagttggctatacagggtcggagttgattccaaaatatatatatactttgagttgtgatcgacaccgagaccggtacacgggtcacgatacgaattaagtaattcgaatattatatatctaatttatatatgaatatattggaccattggacaatcggactattggactgctaactttggacaattaaaatgaattaaaaatattgattataacatatgaaactaaataattcttcaagtttgccacttgatttcatcctaaacctcatttgaatcttgacgattccaatctatgttcaaatctttcatgattcttgaaaacacctcgatcgagagattgaaccaaccacacttcatctacggaaggaaagatttatgtccctgaaaaactcttgaacccaaattcATAGCTTAACACGTAACCGTGTTGAATTCTTTACCAGTtactagcaaaaacaaccttacgattcattttcaaagtagccaaatttcgtcacagctccagcaagccaacttcgacttttcgttcgaatcaaccttattataactttgatacataCGATTAGCTTTCCTCATCGTTATCGGAGAGCCTTTTATATTctgccatcagcgtttaatcatataaaaacacaattctcttgaaaccacctcggtttgaaaactaatgacccagattcgttaactttgaaaatgctgacgaagcagcatggtgtagctggtcttaatggccaaaaagttgatgataaagaaggaggtgttaggaacgctcgatagaaaatttggtattgaaaatcgAATGGAactaaccataaaggagaccaaggacatatACAAgtaccaaactctgtatttaaagaatcctgatgattctgtttctgatgaaatctttaatgaataccttgcttctgaatctaaacccttacgggtaaatcttcatcatcatccttgatattagaaattccaagatattatcgtatcttccattataaatatcctcaatatttctagagatattttcacaactattcttatctgaaatcatctatctctccgtaacatctgcgttacaacataaaagaaactgtgttagtttctaagttctaaaaccttcgagtttaaaatatgaatgttttgaagtagtgttgagaactgaggcatgaattagtataatataatgaaacttgatcaacttcattatattacagtaagtcatgttaagtttctaatgaaatgtgatgattcacagtaccatcatcatgtgacatgttacacggctcttacattctatataaattctaaaaatatcaagaaaatatttcttgataattcgatCTTTttcagaatattctggtaatttgacaagtcaaaatcgtaccaataccctttccttcttagaacattaactatgctcattccaaatctcatacctacgaattccggaccattgctcggttgactcaaggacgggaagaagaaacgaagggacaaagccccaaaatagaaattagggtatagatcgcagcaaaaaggagagagtattaactatggatgacaatgattatagaaaacagaaacaagagCATTGAAGTATAAGGGGAGATATCAAACTtaacaaccacccagaatttacaaaccgtgtatatcaatgccgatagcaatatagagacacgggagaactagaaacactatcaacgcaagagtatagtagaagtaaatagactcttctggtggtagatgaaaaagaaggatgacagatgtaaaaattaagagtatatcaaggattagaatgggatgaagcatactggcaaatgtcttaaagtaggaattaaggagaaagagtagaagatatgggatatggaaataaggaaacgaagggggtagttttatagtaaaatatccgacaaagaaatcaaagccAATTTGCCGCAATaactcaaagaagatcttgatcgccaaagaaccaaatcttattacgtaagattttctttagatcccttaaattccggaaattaatcctaaccacatcatcggttaaaacgattccctattactcatttcactcatttgtgataacttcactcgtacggttcATATAATtaaatcattttatctacattactcaatgatgataaaactccattatgacCTCATATTTATCATGAAAACATCCTCATTACTATCTATAATGatttctatcaaatttcgaggacgaaatttctttaacgggtatgtactgtaatgacccggaaatttccgaccaaatttaaactctaatctctatatgtttccgacacgataagcaaaaaccctaatattgagtttagaaagtttgaaatctatattcaggtaaccaattacccttttaccctgcctgacgattcacgaacaacctataatttaaaactcgaacccgtcatgatttatatatacgatttaccttcttaaacgatgctatttcaaattaaaattttacgtattaagtcgttttatttttatgatataatttttgtaattttttttaagaaacgaagttaaattaaaaatgtacaatttgtaaagcacaacgtacaacaatgtatagcttaaatagttgaatcgaaattaattcgtttactattcatatgaatagtaatgaaatgaaattaattaatttactattccccctgaagtatttaataaatacgactttttaaaaatttacgattcaaatttgattctaaatttattattatattattatattttatttcaatattattatattattattttattactttattatattattatattattataattaaacacgtttgattccttttattattatattattattttattattatattattactttattataatattatatattatattctatttcaatattattatattattatatttcttttcaaaattattatattattattttattaatctatatatatgaatggTCGATTTCTCATTCTGGCTCATAAAAAATTTTACTAcgcatattatcattagtatttatattataataattattattattacacttattatcaatcttattattattattaagtattattattacttagtattatacataaaatactacgacggagtgctgtttgaGTGATCTCAAACatattttcaaaatgggtttttcatatggTTTAAtgctaaggaattcatgggtattaaataaggagattatgggtattgttcgggggtattgttcgtgaatcaaaggccaaccttgcatttatcatctccgttgtgtctacatactttcctgcaatattgaatctcaatattgttacgtgagcactcaaaacttgacttttatttattattagtgtgtccctgactagtgctcgagaaattaggatcatgcatgcttttatatttatttttgtcaaaatatattttaggatagaatctgaattaattacctctgcggttaagataaggtatatgatatatatgtttttggaaaggtggcgaaaaactataaacttttcatttagaaatcaaatGATTTTgacggacggattagaagttatagtcaattgaatttttgtatcaattattaaaaatgattatttttattattacgtcgtcgttaaaattatctttatttgagtattattattatgaatattattattattatgatttttattattaataataattagtattcttatcaaaaactatcaaattattattttgatcgttattgttattaaaactattaatttattatcattaacactaaaattatcatttttactaaaagtattatttttaaaaatgtTATTACGATTATAATtactatgatcattattattattaattattaaaaacaaataatatttttttttatcaaaaattatcaaattattattttaattgttattattaataaaaccattaatttattacttttatcattattaacattaaaattaatatatttaataaaagtaatattttaaatgaaattattattgttattataaaaatattatttactatcatttagtatatttttatatataaagttttatttattaataaataaattataatatcatttactataataaattttataacaatatttaaaatataaaatttgttatatttaaatatataaaaacgaCTATAATTATGTAAAGATCTATGGAAGCTATTTTGGTCAAATTAATTTTTGTTAATGTATGTATGactatctcgagcattaggattgtggtacactataaattaactttaATTGTTAAACAGATGTtaatcaatatataattatatataattaattaggttcgtgaatccgaggccaaccttataattgatcaatggtgttatatgtatttttttactacaaaatacagtatggtgagtttcatttgctccctttttactcttttacaatatatttttgggactgagaatgcatgcacaaCTTTTAcaattgttttacaaaataagcacaagttcatgaaactacattctacgactgatgTATTTAGGACTGATGTATTATTGTGTTTACCGGATATCCGAAGAGATCTTAATTATGTGGCctgtatatcattattattgaattccagtcgctccagcgtatgaatgacttttattttAGCGGTTGCAATGatcatgcgcatttaattaaatgaaatcttgtggcttattaaacattatgattattatatcgaaattaaacctatgaactcaccaaccttttggttgacactttaaagcatgtttattctcaggaattaaagaaatcttccgctgtgcattagctaataataaggatactacttggggtcattcatgccatatttcaaaagacgttgcattcgagtcattgaagttcattagagattattattaagtaaatgacagattaggttatTTGGATGTTATGAAATGTTAGGCAAACATGTCAATTTCTGATGTAATATTAGATTGTCTTTTaaggaataaatgcaacgtttgtaaaatgtatcatatagaggtcaagtacctcgcgatgtaatcatatgttattgtattcgtccctatggattgggtcgggtcgtctcatatgGGTTGGATTACCTGCCTACTCGGGTAACTGGAACAGGGAAAACCTTATAACTTTGTGTAACCATCACAAGATAACCCAATTGAGTTCCTTGTAACAGGTCTCAGGTTTGAATTCTGCCTAGGACGAATAATTTgtggtggccagggaagggttggaaacagtcaGGGAGTAATCCGGATGgactgcgtacatcagagtatgactcggattactcgcccttccgGGTAGCCCGAACAGAGAAAAACCTTCTTTCGTTTAAGACCAGCATCCAACGAACATATAGCTTTTTTATTGTAGAGTCATAGAGCCTGCCAAGCAGCCCACATATGTCTCGACAAGCCCAAATCCCTTTACTCGGGTCTCAGGATGTATATTTCAGTTATTTCAAATAACACCCTTTGGTCGACTTGTTAAACTAATCCAGGACCGGATTATGGGGCGTGCAAAGTGGGCGTTTGCACAGCGCCCAAAATCCAAAGGAGCCCAAATATAACCCAGCAATATATATTTATGGTCCATTTATTTATAGGGTTAAAGCTATGAATATGCTATATACTTTCACTTTTGTTTCAATGTAGGCAATATACCCAATAAAATACCATtgtaggtcacatactttcaaaaagtgttctaATGTAGGCTATTGGTGACCGGTTACTCGCTGAACCGGTAAAATCAATTATTTAGCATTTTTTTTAAATgttatatggctacaaataggttatatattttcatttttgttccaatgtaggctatatacttaaaTTATTTGTTCCGATGTAGGTTATATACTTTCAATTTTTTTTGCTCCTTTTCTTTTATCCGGTTAACAAGTTAGGTGCATTTATATTAGCacactttttgaaaatatatagTCTACATTGATATTTTttggggtatatagcctacattggaacaaaagtGAAGGTATATAGCGTATTTATAACTTTTAACCCTTATTTATAAGGTTTTAAGGATATTACATTTTTTGCAACCGTTGTTTGATTGATGTTAGCACTTAAAAATTTTTCTAGTATTATTTGACTTGTTCTTATACCAAAACTTACGTAAAACAAATGGCCTATTTTTGCTTATTGAGCGGGGCCCTTAACATTAACACGACGGCCCTGAACTAATCACAAATTTATAAAGTTTAAAACTTACTATATTAGGATATAAGCAGATGGTAAGAGAGCTATTATCATACATATATGACAACGAAAAGGACACATTATTAGTAGAAACATATCATCAAACAGGTTATGTGCACTGACCAGAAAACTCAGAAGTCAATAATCTCAAAAACCTTATCCCATGAACTTAAGTTATCAGGTTAACAACAACTCAACAAGCATTGCAAGAACAACAAGGAGCCAATTCAAGAAAGCAAAAATATTGAAAATGAAAAATGAAGAATGTACCTCCGTACAGGTGTCAAGAACTCGATCAAGGTCATCATTAAATGTGTCCTTCTCCTTGTACAGTTTCTTCTTTAGCTCTTCCCTGAACTTCTTCGTTTCCTGTCACCACAAGCACATAAATAACAAGCAAATATTACTCTGTGTTTTGTACCTATAAACTGTATGCATTCTAAATGAAAGATCGAGTACGTGAAGAGCAAACTCTGGAATAGGGTCGGGATACACGTATTTCTCGAATGGTGATGCTCTCACAGTTAACGACAAACATCGAATTTTCTTAGAAGAATACGGGCTTGTCAACGGAGTAGCAAATTTTGAGGTCTTGTTGGCTATGGGGGAAGTTACTGAAGGTATGATTGGGGTGGAAGAAAGAGTGACAACGAGAGTGTGAATAAACgccatttttatttttgttttttgtaGTTTTAGGATCAAGTCGTTTGTAGATAAAATATAATGAGTGATAGATTATCTtcctatttcaaaaaaaaaaaaaccgtataAGGTGAAAACGTTTGTGTACTCGTAGAAGATCTAACGAGGTTTGCATAATAAAAAGCAAATGACATCGAGGTTGATAGAGAATCGGTCCGGGAAGAACACTTTGAAAGAGACGGTTAACGGTAAGTTGAAAAGGACAGGACCTAGAGGTTGATAGATTGGGTTTGTCTCGTTTTTTTTCGTTCTCTTTTTTTGTACGTCGATTTCACTTTGTTCGTTTAGTTTGGTTCAGTAGTGGTTAGCTTGTTGTAAGGTTTTTCGGGTTGTTAGGAGAGGCTCGTTTATAGATGGTTTTTGTTTAGATGGGTGCTTTCTACATGCGAGCTTCTCCGTTTGCCCCGTTCTTTTGTAATCTCAACAGGCGTTTTCCTTTGAAAAACgacctcgtttctatatgagttttAGTTATTTTCGCCGGAAGAAAAAAAGCAAATGACATCTAAGTATGCGAAAATATAAGGTTGACTTGCTTAAAAATAAGTGAATTCGAGTTCAAATCGGACTATAACATATGTGTGGATTTTGAGCTCAAATGACCATTTTAACGTGGAAAGCATGTGAGGCGATTTAGCCGAAATTTTATAACGACTGCCAGTTATAGCGGTTGTGTAAATCAGAAGGATTTCATTGACTGTACCAGGAATGAACCTGGTATTGTACTGGTATCGAACCCTACCAAACCGGTTGATACTACTATCCTTGTTATCCTAATTTAAGTAATCCTGTATTGGTCATTGTATATCATTTGTCTTGACTTTAGTTTTTGTTTTTAAGTTAAGCAAGACCGTGTATATCAACCGGTCAATATTCCGCTTAAGTTGACCGTTAATTTATATGTAAAAGAATACGTTGAAAAGTACCTAGAGTGTTACCATGCTTTAACGTTTACATGTGTTTTAAAAGTTATATTTTGTAACTTCCTCTCTACAATGTTTCTATTGTTAAATGGGGCCAACAAAATATATACATCATAGAACTAGCCGAAGATGAAACGTTCGGTTATATGAAAATATGAAGAGCTTCATGATTTTTCTATTTTTCTGGAATGCTTGAAAAGAATTTATCGTATGCATTGGGCTTAGGCAGACAAAATGCCCTAATTTTTTTAACGATGATATCGACATCGAATGTTCTCATTTGTTACCAACACACTGGCATCGAAAGTTGGGATAACCCACCggagaccttcccaaatcgcattgatgttggcacTGTCATCAAAGGCAAAATGCCGTAATAACATCACACATGGAGACAATCATGGGTGTTTTTAACGATAATGCTTGAAGCAGGTTGAAGTGTTTCTTTTATTTTGACTGTGTGGCTCATCCTTTATCGTTCAAAGTGGTGGTTTCTTTACCTTTTATCTTCATGTATATATGTTTGGTTATCTGTATGTTTGGTCTTTTATTTTCGTGTATATATATGTTTGGTTATATGTTTCACTCGTGAGCTGTATCGATTCTGCTAACCATATAATTCGCTATTTCTGGTTGCATTAAAACCTGTTCGAGTAGTATAATACATTTCAATACCTTCGTTAAGAATTGCAGTTTCAACCAAAGCAGCAATACACATCACCAAATATGACTTGCTCTTGTTTATGTTTTAATGAACCATTACGTCAAAGGTTATTTAAATTCTAACACTCAGAATATGCCGAATTGCCAATGACAAATGTGGTGTTAGTGTTCAATTTGGTGATCTTAGAGGTATTTTAAGTATGACAAGAGTTTCAAACTTAAGAACAT of the Rutidosis leptorrhynchoides isolate AG116_Rl617_1_P2 chromosome 5, CSIRO_AGI_Rlap_v1, whole genome shotgun sequence genome contains:
- the LOC139850315 gene encoding protein PLASTID REDOX INSENSITIVE 2, chloroplastic-like, with amino-acid sequence MAFIHTLVVTLSSTPIIPSVTSPIANKTSKFATPLTSPYSSKKIRCLSLTVRASPFEKYVYPDPIPEFALHETKKFREELKKKLYKEKDTFNDDLDRVLDTCTELFSEFVHKEYGGPGTLLVDPFTNMLIELKQRKLPGANSAARAALLWAQNYLDHDWQIWNSKYK